Proteins co-encoded in one Montipora capricornis isolate CH-2021 chromosome 12, ASM3666992v2, whole genome shotgun sequence genomic window:
- the LOC138026177 gene encoding protein mono-ADP-ribosyltransferase PARP14-like, whose protein sequence is MKNTLDVSMDDTRQNDEKTIKVTGVAADTTKDAILNYFENKRRSGGGEVEDVAYKTGSSVAYVTFVDPNDLRSVLQVGDVHSLDGATLHVSIVPSDHSLTEECRTVEVTGLASVATKDGVTNFFENTRRSGGGETEAVEFYPDKGYALVTFKSGESAQGVVNKENLILDNAKLEVKLTKPAKRLVNDTRRLLVKGLSEKTTQGGLESYMEVVSGFIEVSCIDRGCEPGSVLVTFAEEYDYNTITEKSSRRKLDGKILVMEKIPVCDCIQVTGLNPKNTTEDSVRYYFESPKNGGGEVRDVKLFIEQGFALIYFEDPQVVSNVLTKCHAPLNGAQLRISEYIPSISKVLSPPDDLNAGLKQEISVDPKVMPFILEHNESDLARLRNKFNVSVTWKEGSESITLLPLDKTPRNKDQVEAVCKEISSFLNSFASVTIPVMPSAWDNVIVQFKKSGGSKNANVNIQYSNQKDEITVIGSRQDVDAVVEELQMLKTKIEKEVLLAGSEVTKVVNGIPRIRLKFLRELDLDKKLGTKYDKVTVTLILDTDEIRIHGPQESVHKATADVWEFLFKMKEESLYLSQNVVSLLKRDDLQSFIREQFKAKNLQAALVINEEDETVRVMGMDSATASKASSLVKALVIEKRLKLDNDQVQLEKGENWRLFKNGLTEKFLLSMKFDQDKRELWLVGINEDVSRALVNVKNFFQENTFMTKVVKIPKGCKRFLVKHREQDLQQLKEKLNQFSTVIKGMERDEEEDVVVSGPTGGVSIGVDMIENLASLVQSQNVLIDKPGTQKALSRNKGKKMLALLENDFKCVIEHKGTSPTPLDILKEEATSRKKEFEYSVLTPTAKNISVFKDDICKRNVQVIVNAANPKLEHLSGVSKAIVDAGGNSIQDECDKFIMEKGVVSEGQVVVTSAGMMSFRNVIHAVGPYWREEATREVSMEKQARSEKLLRYTVSNALNAANTFTSVALPALGTGKLGWPTAVCAKILIDEVLKFWEANPSCILSEIQFTSIDDAVVAAFVSEMSARVGQDPKLRGISKTKASPKIMTKEGTKYIPKDTSASSPVPASADGSNVITTSEGLNLVLVVGNMTHQKVDVIVNSTSSDLNLESNQSAKALSVAAGPTLQQECKAIGQVPQGGIVVTSGGSLHCKHVFHTNCSQWENGKGEQVLRDIIRKSLTEAQTRRLSSIAIPAIGTGNLAFPRKRVAAISFEEVLSFSKKTPGTTLKEVLLVVYEKDLLSVQAFQAELDSRQGSRKSCRGAAKRIGLDKSKGLDKASESVMEDLDRLKPEFTIGNVTVQAECGSITSEVTDAIVTLSNPHLDVARNSAVGRDILTLGGKSIQTDCSSLGTQPAGAIVVTGAGNLQTRKIFHIVRDHQSKFSIKDSVLKCLKQADSRGLTSISLPAIGTGKAGVPLKEASEETLAGIAKFAQDLPTSLHLIRIVILEEKILQEYRSAMKACREGKTGIFSRVANWFGFGEKSSSHSSMPVKHEVKKGCTCLEIFAGTKEDIEKAVEEIQKDLSNNCIKREIEEDAIGKLSKEQKQKIQDLGQEYDTAVEIEQEVDRISVRGDAEDVIDVASAIYQILKREMGKEHTKGLEEFMAKNIQWCYCEEDDLINYDASRNYQIEKAYSDGLDSVEVMIDNARCRIVFKEMKETCLDDGEERAIFRKEIGKGVPLPDGWSIQPKDSSGKEKDVHLVQICPSKNAAEFNRVADQVKKTASITISKIERVQNPGLYRSYVVKKDQMDKKNGSNEKFLFHGTGKSSCSTINSYGFNRSYSGKNGTAFGLGVYFARDASYSTQAKYSPPDPSGDRCLYLARVLVGEYAVGRQGMITPPSKGSDETNAYDSVVDNTSSPSIFVVFYDNQCYPDYLITFK, encoded by the exons ATGAAAAACACTCTTGATGTTAGCATGGATGACACTAGACAAAATGACGAGAAAACTATCAAAGTAACTGGAGTTGCAGCAGACACCACTAAAGACGCCATTTTAAACTACTTTGAAAACAAGCGTCGATCCGGTGGCGGAGAGGTAGAAGACGTGGCTTATAAGACTGGCTCGAGCGTGGCCTATGTCACATTTGTGGATCCAAATG ATTTGAGAAGTGTACTGCAAGTAGGTGATGTGCATTCTCTTGATGGTGCAACCCTTCATGTAAGTATCGTGCCAAGTGATCATTCACTGACGGAGGAGTGCCGGACGGTTGAAGTGACTGGACTTGCCAGCGTCGCAACAAAGGACGGCGTAActaatttctttgaaaatacacGGCGCTCTGGAGGAGGAGAAACAGAAGCAGTAGAGTTCTATCCTGACAAGGGGTATGCCCTTGTCACATTTAAGTCAGGAGAGA GTGCTCAGGGAGTGGTGAACAAAGAAAATCTCATTCTGGACAATGCTAAACTCGAAGTAAAACTAACAAAGCCGGCAAAGAGACTCGTCAATGACACTAGGAGACTCCTTGTAAAAGGTCTGAGTGAAAAAACCACACAAGGAGGACTAGAATCGTACATGGAGGtggtcagtggctttatagaaGTATCTTGCATTGACCGTGGCTGTGAGCCAGGCAGTGTACTTGTCACATTTGCTGAGGAGTACG ACTACAACACCATAACAGAAAAATCGAGCAGGCGAAAACTGGATGGAAAAATCTTGGTCAtggaaaaaattccagtttgTGATTGCATTCAAGTGACCGGCTTGAACCCAAAAAACACCACGGAGGATTCTGTTCGGTACTACTTTGAGAGCCCAAAGAATGGCGGTGGAGAAGTTAGGGATGTTAAACTCTTCATTGAACAAGGTTTTGCACTGATATACTTTGAGGACCCACAAG TGGTTAGTAACGTTCTAACGAAATGCCATGCCCCACTTAATGGAGCACAGTTGAGAATAAGCGAGTACATTCCATCCATTTCTAAAGTGCTGTCGCCGCCTGATGATCTTAATGCTGGATTGAAGCAAGAAATTTCTGTAGACCCCAAAGTGATGCCATTTATTTTGGAACACAACGAATCTGATTTGGCACGACTCAGAAACAAATTTAACGTCAGTGTAACCTGGAAAGAGGGTTCTGAAAGTATTACTCTCTTGCCTCTGGATAAAACTCCAAGAAACAAAGATCAAGTTGAGGCCGTTTGCAAAGAAATCTCTTCTTTCTTGAACTCATTTGCCTCGGTCACGATTCCCGTTATGCCAAGTGCTTGGGACAACGTTATAGTGCAGTTCAAGAAAAGCGGCGGTTCTAAAAATGCTAATGTGAATATTCAGTACTCGAATCAGAAGGATGAAATAACCGTGATCGGAAGTCGGCAAGATGTGGATGCCGTAGTGGAGGAGTTGCAGATGTTGAAGACGAAGATTGAAAAAGAAGTATTGCTCGCCGGTTCTGAAGTAACTAAAGTTGTCAATGGAATTCCACGAATACGCTTGAAGTTCTTGCGTGAACTAGACCTAGACAAGAAACTTGGAACCAAATACGACAAGGTCACAGTTACGTTAATTCTTGATACAGATGAAATTCGAATCCATGGTCCTCAAGAGTCAGTGCATAAGGCGACAGCAGATGTTTGGGAATTTCTTTTCAAGATGAAAGAGGAGAGTCTTTACCTATCCCAAAATGTTGTTTCTTTGCTTAAAAGGGACGACCTTCAGTCATTCATAAGAGAGCAATTTAAGGCCAAGAATTTGCAAGCTGCCTTAGTAATCAACGAGGAAGACGAAACCGTTCGCGTCATGGGTATGGACTCTGCGACAGCTTCAAAGGCCTCCAGTTTGGTGAAAGCACTTGTCATTGAAAAACGCCTGAAGCTAGACAATGATCAAGTCCAATTGGAAAAAGGTGAAAATTGGCGTTTGTTTAAAAATGGACTCACCGAAAAGTTCCTTTTAAGTATGAAGTTCGATCAAGACAAACGCGAATTATGGTTGGTGGGAATAAACGAGGATGTTTCTCGCGCCTTGGTAAATGTTAAGAACTTCTTTCAAGAGAACACTTTTATGACAAAGGTGGTAAAAATACCAAAGGGCTGCAAACGATTCCTGGTAAAACACCGagaacaagatctccaacagttgaaagaaaaattgaatCAGTTCTCCACGGTTATAAAGGGGATGGAAAgggatgaagaagaagatgtTGTAGTCTCTGGGCCAACAGGTGGTGTAAGCATCGGTGTGGACATGATTGAAAATCTCGCCTCGCTCGTTCAAAGCCAGAATGTGCTTATCGACAAACCGGGAACTCAAAAAGCGCTGAGTCGAAATAAGGGAAAGAAAATGCTGGCCCTACTGGAGAACGATTTCAAGTGTGTAATCGAACACAAAGGTACATCTCCTACGCCACTGGACATTTTAAAGGAAGAGGCAACATCAAGGAAGAAAGAGTTTGAGTACAGTGTCTTGACCCCAACTGCTAAAAACATTTCAGTTTTCAAAGACGACATATGCAAGCGTAACGTGCAAGTCATCGTTAATGCTGCCAACCCCAAATTAGAACACTTGAGTGGTGTTTCCAAAGCTATTGTTGATGCCGGAGGCAATAGTATTCAAGATGAATGTGATAAGTTTATAATGGAGAAAGGAGTCGTTTCAGAAGGGCAAGTAGTCGTTACATCTGCAGGAATGATGTCTTTTAGGAATGTTATTCATGCCGTGGGGCCGTATTGGAGAGAGGAGGCAACAAGAGAAGTGTCCATGGAAAAACAAGCAAGAAGCGAAAAGCTTCTACGATATACAGTATCAAACGCCTTGAATGCTGCAAATACTTTCACTTCGGTGGCACTTCCCGCTTTAGGCACAGGCAAATTAGGATGGCCAACTGCTGTGTGCGCTAAGATTTTGATCGACGAGGTACTAAAGTTCTGGGAAGCTAATCCTTCCTGCATTTTGTCTGAGATTCAGTTCACCAGCATTGATGATGCAGTAGTTGCAGCATTCGTCAGTGAGATGAGCGCAAGGGTTGGTCAAGACCCAAAGCTTCGAGGTATTTCGAAAACCAAAGCTTCTCCCAAGATTATGACAAAGGAAGGAACAAAGTATATACCGAAGGACACATCCGCCTCATCCCCGGTGCCAGCGTCGGCAGATGGTTCCAACGTTATCACAACATCAGAAGGATTAAATCTGGTTCTTGTGGTTGGAAATATGACTCATCAAAAG GTCGACGTAATAGTGAATTCCACGTCTTCAGACCTGAACCTTGAAAGCAATCAGAGTGCGAAAGCCCTGAGTGTTGCCGCAGGTCCCACTTTGCAACAGGAATGTAAGGCAATTGGTCAGGTTCCTCAGGGCGGCATTGTGGTTACAAGTGGAGGAAGTTTACATTGTAAGCATGTTTTCCATACCAATTGTTCTCAATGGGAAAATGGAAAAGGAGAACAG GTACTGCGTGATATCATAAGGAAGAGCCTAACGGAAGCTCAGACGCGACGCCTTAGCAGTATCGCCATACCTGCCATTGGAACTGGAAACCTGGCCTTTCCTAGGAAACGTGTGGCTGCCATTTCCTTTGAGGAAGTGTTGTCATTTAGTAAGAAAACACCGGGAACCACTCTAAAAGAAGTCCTCTTAGTTGTCTACGAAAAAGATTTGTTATCAGTGCAGGCCTTCCAGGCTGAACTGGATAGTCGACAGGGAAGTCGAAAGTCTTGCCGTGGGGCTGCAAAACGAATTGGCCTGGACAAGTCCAAGGGCCTTGATAAAGCATCAGAGAGCGTAATGGAAGATTTGGATCGGTTGAAACCCGAGTTCACAATTGGAAACGTCACTGTTCAAGCTGAGTGCGGTAGCATTACCAGTGAGGTGACTGATGCTATAGTGACACTTTCCAATCCGCATTTAGATGTTGCTCGGAATTCTGCCGTGGGACGGGATATTCTGACTCTCGGAGGAAAAAGTATCCAAACGGACTGCTCATCTCTTGGGACCCAGCCTGCTGGGGCTATTGTAGTCACCGGAGCGGGGAATCTTCAGACGCGTAAAATTTTCCACATAGTTCGAGACCATCAATCCAAGTTTTCCATTAAAGATTCTGTTTTGAAGTGTctcaaacaagctgattcacGCGGACTGACGTCGATATCACTTCCCGCTATTGGAACTGGAAAGGCAGGAGTGCCCTTGAAAGAGGCCTCTGAGGAAACGTTAGCTGGAATTGCCAAGTTCGCACAAGACCTACCGACTTCGCTTCATCTTATTCGGATTGTGATTCTTGAAGAAAAGATCTTGCAAGAGTACCGCAGTGCCATGAAAGCGTGCAGGGAGGGAAAAACGGGCATTTTCTCTAGAGTCGCTAATTGGTTTGGATTTGGGGAAAAAAGCTCGTCACACTCATCTATGCCCGTAAAACATGAAGTCAAGAAAGGCTGCACCTGCTTAGAAATATTCGCCGGCACAAAAGAAGACATCGAGAAAGCTGTTGAAGAAATTCAGAAGGATTTAAGTAACAACTGCATCAAAAGGGAAATTGAAGAAGATGCCATTGGAAAGCTCTCGAAGGAGCAGAAACagaaaattcaagatttgggaCAAGAGTACGACACTGCTGTCGAGATAGAACAAGAGGTTGATCGCATATCCGTCAGAGGTGACGCAGAAGACGTTATTGATGTAGCCAGCGCCATTTATCAAATCCTAAAGCGTGAGATGGGAAAGGAGCACACCAAAGGACTTGAAGAGTTCATGGCAAAGAACATTCAGTGGTGCTATTGCGAAGAAGACGATTTGATAAATTACGACGCAAGTCGTAATTATCAGATAGAGAAGGCGTATTCTGATGGTCTGGATTCCGTTGAGGTAATGATTGACAATGCAAGATGTCGAATTGTATTCAAAGAAATGAAGGAAACCTGTTTAGATGACGGCGAGGAAAGGGCGATCTTCAGGAAGGAAATTGGCAAAG GTGTTCCGTTACCAGATGGCTGGAGCATACAACCCAAGGACAGTTCAGGCAAAGAGAAAGATGTCCACCTTGTGCAGATATGTCCCTCAAAAAACGCAGCCGAGTTCAACAGAGTTGCAGACCAAGTTAAGAAGACAGCCTCCATTACCATCAGCAAGATTGAGCGAGTACAGAATCCTGGGCTCTACCGCTCTTATGTGGTGAAGAAGGACCAGATGGACAAGAAAAATGGAAGCAATGAAAAGTTCCTCTTTCATGGGACCGGCAAAAGCAGCTGCTCTACTATCAACTCTTATGGATTCAACAGAAGCTACAGTGGCAAAAATG GCACTGCTTTTGGATTAGGTGTATATTTTGCACGAGATGCCTCGTACTCCACACAGGCAAAATATTCGCCACCAGACCCCTCTGGTGATCGCTGTCTTTACCTTGCACGTGTATTGGTGGGTGAATATGCAGTTGGGCGCCAAGGAATGATAACTCCGCCATCCAAGGGAAGCGACGAGACCAACGCATATGACAGTGTAGTAGATAACACTAGCTCCCCGTCGATTTTTGTGGTTTTCTATGATAATCAGTGCTATCCAGATTACCTCATAACATTCAAATGA